A genomic window from Herbiconiux aconitum includes:
- a CDS encoding ABC transporter substrate-binding protein, translating to MRSEQLMRRPRSRSAGVTAIITLALALSACVAGPQAPPAPTAGGGLDGTPVDGGTITLSIVDPGSAVDPVTVSSPGGTSIVDTVAEKLVHVSGDYQAEPLLATSWQPSADGLSWTFTLRPGVTFNTGQPMTSADVVATFERLVAPDSASAGKGAFEGLLAGVSAPDDASVVFTLTKPFSDFPFLVSGSNTQILPADYEPGSWEKNPVGTGPFTVSSWNTGQSIVLTKNESYWNASEIHLAGLKMNIYRDQQARVLSFQSGAENALIGETIPFSLTSALDSNAYTVRTQAETGFSAFVLRTDQPPFDDVKVRQAVAAAIDRDAIINTVYGGGASLGNDTVYSPSDPVVPTGVEQREASADTVKSLLGDKKVSFTITTSSTDESQALLIQQQLKQYPNFDVEVKTMPADQYFAPGENSPWLTDPATITFWSSRPSPSQYINFLYRTGAVWNASHYSNPTLDTLADQYDAAVDPADRQAIVDQIGQIMNDDVPVIIAAFGNRREYLDPSVHMTTWAADVDYTGAWVDQ from the coding sequence ATGCGATCCGAACAACTCATGCGTCGACCGCGGAGCCGAAGTGCGGGCGTCACGGCGATCATCACTCTTGCTCTGGCATTGTCGGCCTGCGTTGCCGGCCCTCAGGCGCCGCCCGCTCCGACGGCCGGCGGTGGCCTGGACGGGACGCCCGTCGACGGCGGCACGATCACCCTCAGCATCGTCGATCCCGGATCGGCGGTCGACCCGGTCACCGTCTCCAGCCCAGGCGGCACGAGCATCGTCGACACCGTGGCCGAAAAGCTCGTGCACGTCAGTGGCGATTACCAGGCCGAGCCGCTGTTGGCGACGTCGTGGCAACCATCCGCTGACGGTCTCAGCTGGACGTTCACCCTCCGGCCGGGTGTCACCTTCAACACGGGACAGCCGATGACAAGCGCGGATGTGGTAGCTACTTTCGAGCGTCTGGTCGCGCCGGACAGCGCCTCGGCCGGCAAAGGGGCGTTCGAGGGGCTGCTCGCCGGTGTCAGCGCTCCCGACGACGCCTCGGTCGTCTTCACCCTCACGAAACCGTTCTCAGACTTCCCCTTCCTCGTGTCGGGGTCGAACACTCAGATTCTCCCCGCCGACTACGAGCCAGGCAGCTGGGAGAAGAATCCTGTCGGCACCGGCCCCTTCACGGTCTCGAGCTGGAACACTGGGCAGAGCATCGTCTTGACCAAGAACGAGTCCTACTGGAACGCGTCGGAGATCCACCTCGCCGGACTCAAGATGAACATCTACCGCGACCAGCAAGCCCGAGTTCTCTCCTTCCAAAGCGGCGCAGAGAATGCGCTCATCGGCGAGACGATCCCGTTCAGCCTGACCTCCGCGCTCGATTCCAACGCCTACACGGTACGCACCCAGGCCGAGACCGGATTCTCTGCGTTCGTTCTCCGCACCGACCAACCGCCCTTCGACGACGTGAAAGTGCGTCAAGCCGTGGCAGCGGCCATCGATCGGGATGCCATCATCAACACCGTCTACGGCGGCGGGGCGTCGCTCGGTAACGACACCGTCTACAGCCCGTCCGATCCCGTGGTGCCCACCGGTGTGGAGCAACGCGAGGCCAGCGCCGACACCGTGAAATCTCTCCTCGGCGACAAGAAGGTCTCCTTCACGATCACGACCAGTTCGACCGACGAATCGCAGGCACTGCTGATCCAGCAGCAGCTGAAGCAGTACCCGAACTTCGACGTGGAGGTCAAGACGATGCCGGCCGACCAATATTTCGCGCCGGGCGAGAATTCTCCCTGGTTGACCGATCCGGCCACCATCACCTTCTGGTCAAGCCGGCCGTCGCCGTCGCAGTACATCAACTTCCTCTACCGCACCGGCGCCGTGTGGAACGCATCTCATTACTCCAACCCCACCCTCGACACCTTGGCTGATCAATACGACGCCGCCGTCGATCCGGCCGACCGGCAAGCCATCGTCGACCAGATCGGGCAGATCATGAACGATGACGTGCCCGTGATAATCGCCGCATTCGGAAACCGACGCGAATACCTCGACCCGTCGGTGCACATGACCACTTGGGCGGCCGACGTCGACTACACCGGCGCTTGGGTCGATCAGTGA
- a CDS encoding FUSC family protein: MTDSPRVWTAEALSAALRFQALASLPFRDGADAGAWASLLARRDRVARALTEKRFASQPISASEASIGESDSSHIAELSGELDRIEAANLRRDNTRIRLPRKVTQTLLFGGTRSLLSWESAALRHALRVTVGISVALPLAALLPYPSLHLALLAVSWGTLQPAFHDTVARIIQRVVGVLLGAGVTILLAAIVPTPVLLSVGGAAIVLGSAFIFTRRWIFYACSLILSVGAGAATLRTDTAEYAAQYLVAVGLGLGIGVVFGSVVVPWQRRRTATDSLEAAIAATRELIRAELDTRAAPREDALRRVMPFFRRALAASQQLRQYGLMRPVPTAEQMRALDDAHGAVSTVVIVTAYSFTRPQELSRMAAVMVRENSARLREALQTIRGR, encoded by the coding sequence TTGACCGACTCCCCGAGAGTTTGGACCGCGGAGGCACTCTCCGCCGCGCTGCGTTTTCAGGCGCTGGCGTCGCTGCCTTTCCGCGATGGCGCGGATGCCGGGGCATGGGCATCACTCCTCGCACGACGCGACCGTGTCGCCCGCGCCCTCACCGAGAAGCGATTCGCATCCCAGCCGATCTCCGCCTCAGAAGCCTCGATCGGAGAGAGCGACTCGAGCCACATTGCAGAGCTTTCGGGGGAGCTGGACCGCATTGAAGCAGCAAACCTACGTCGCGACAACACCCGAATCCGGCTGCCACGGAAAGTGACGCAGACGCTCCTGTTCGGCGGCACGCGAAGCCTGCTGTCCTGGGAGTCCGCGGCCCTGAGACACGCTCTCCGGGTCACCGTCGGGATTAGCGTCGCACTGCCCTTGGCGGCTCTCCTGCCTTACCCCTCCCTTCATCTCGCCTTGCTCGCCGTGAGCTGGGGAACGCTGCAGCCGGCGTTCCATGACACCGTGGCCCGGATCATCCAGAGGGTCGTCGGAGTTCTGCTCGGCGCGGGGGTGACGATCCTTCTCGCCGCCATTGTGCCGACCCCAGTCCTCTTGAGTGTCGGAGGGGCAGCAATCGTCCTTGGCTCCGCGTTCATCTTCACGCGCCGCTGGATCTTCTACGCGTGCTCCTTGATCCTCAGCGTCGGGGCGGGAGCCGCCACACTCCGAACGGACACCGCTGAGTACGCGGCTCAGTACCTTGTTGCGGTTGGCCTCGGCCTGGGCATCGGGGTCGTGTTCGGGAGCGTCGTCGTGCCGTGGCAGCGGCGCCGGACAGCCACCGACAGCCTCGAGGCCGCGATCGCCGCGACAAGAGAATTGATCCGTGCCGAGTTGGACACGAGGGCAGCGCCCCGCGAAGATGCGTTGAGAAGGGTCATGCCGTTCTTCCGGCGAGCATTGGCCGCGTCCCAGCAGCTGAGGCAGTACGGCCTGATGCGCCCGGTTCCCACAGCCGAACAGATGCGGGCGCTCGACGACGCCCATGGCGCGGTTTCGACGGTTGTCATCGTGACCGCCTACTCCTTCACCCGACCCCAGGAGCTGAGCCGCATGGCGGCCGTGATGGTTCGCGAGAACAGCGCCCGACTCCGCGAGGCACTCCAAACGATTCGCGGACGGTGA
- a CDS encoding alpha/beta hydrolase gives MVKAIFESSPEVTPPPGFDAIKDAVTKNNISLGSDGADLDIFTPTAAGEPLPMVLWVHGGGFISSSPSTMEDYSILLANEGYVVASLDYSLAPGARYPAPIQQGNDALRYLERNADRLGGQTDNIVIGGDSAGAQIASQLSALQTNPRLAEEMSIAPALDPGSLSGVVLFCGLYDMDTVGDTGFPALRTYLWSYTGYRDWQTFPEIDELSTTDQITAEYPPTFITVGDADPFATQGLELADRLKSQGVSTTALFWTGSGKGLQHEYQFNFSLPEAVKAFEQTTAFLEGVTR, from the coding sequence ATGGTGAAAGCGATCTTCGAGTCATCACCCGAAGTGACGCCTCCCCCGGGGTTCGACGCAATCAAGGACGCGGTGACGAAGAACAACATCTCGCTCGGTTCCGACGGAGCCGATCTCGACATCTTCACACCGACCGCAGCCGGAGAGCCGCTCCCGATGGTGCTGTGGGTGCACGGCGGCGGGTTCATCTCCAGTTCACCATCGACGATGGAGGACTACTCCATCCTGCTGGCCAACGAAGGCTACGTCGTCGCAAGCCTGGACTACTCCCTTGCGCCCGGGGCCCGATACCCCGCTCCCATCCAGCAGGGGAACGACGCCCTTCGCTACCTCGAGAGAAACGCCGACCGGCTCGGCGGTCAGACGGACAACATCGTCATCGGCGGCGATTCAGCCGGCGCGCAGATCGCGAGCCAACTGAGCGCCCTTCAAACCAATCCGAGACTCGCGGAAGAGATGAGCATCGCACCGGCACTCGATCCGGGATCGCTCTCCGGCGTCGTTCTGTTCTGCGGTCTCTACGATATGGACACCGTCGGCGACACCGGATTTCCGGCCCTGAGAACGTACCTGTGGTCGTATACCGGGTATCGGGACTGGCAGACTTTCCCCGAGATCGACGAGCTGAGCACGACCGACCAGATCACCGCCGAGTACCCTCCGACCTTCATCACCGTCGGAGACGCGGACCCGTTCGCGACTCAGGGCCTCGAGCTCGCCGACCGCTTGAAATCCCAAGGGGTATCGACGACAGCGCTGTTCTGGACAGGCTCCGGAAAAGGCCTTCAACACGAGTACCAATTCAACTTCTCATTACCGGAAGCCGTCAAAGCCTTTGAGCAGACCACGGCCTTCCTCGAAGGAGTAACTCGATGA
- a CDS encoding ABC transporter permease: protein MTTADSVVSATPARALRTNRHTGRIIARRLIEAPIVLLLISAAVFWLVQVVPGDPARAALGQLATPDQLDQWKIQHGLTGSVPERYVSWLGGFVTGNWGESLTYQQPVLGLVMGRFANSVLLGAYAFLIVAVVGVALGVYQATRRGRRSDRTATVLTVALSAVPEFAVGTVLLLFFAVFAHWFPVHSEVTADSTLGERISVMTLPAITLACASFGYVARMARAGATETLNSQYYRTAVLEGLPRWRILTGYVARNSLIPSVAVLGAQLAYLVGGSVIVETLFSYPGIGYTIVEAVQKKDLLVLEAAIMVTALASILILLLADLAYMALDPRIDLSRPAEVR, encoded by the coding sequence ATGACAACGGCTGATTCGGTCGTCTCGGCGACCCCTGCACGCGCGCTCCGCACCAACCGCCACACCGGCCGGATCATCGCGCGCCGCCTGATCGAGGCGCCGATCGTGCTGCTGTTGATCTCTGCGGCGGTGTTCTGGCTGGTGCAGGTCGTGCCGGGAGATCCGGCCCGCGCGGCGCTCGGCCAGCTGGCAACGCCCGATCAGCTCGATCAATGGAAGATCCAACACGGACTCACGGGGTCGGTACCGGAGCGCTACGTGAGCTGGCTCGGCGGTTTCGTCACCGGCAACTGGGGAGAGAGCCTCACCTATCAGCAGCCGGTGCTCGGACTGGTCATGGGAAGGTTCGCGAACAGTGTGCTGCTCGGCGCGTACGCCTTCCTGATCGTGGCCGTCGTGGGCGTGGCCTTGGGGGTCTATCAGGCCACCAGGCGCGGGCGCCGCTCCGACCGGACTGCGACCGTGCTCACCGTTGCACTTTCTGCTGTTCCCGAGTTCGCGGTAGGCACGGTGCTGCTGTTGTTCTTCGCTGTCTTCGCGCACTGGTTCCCCGTCCACTCGGAGGTGACAGCCGATTCGACACTGGGCGAGCGGATATCCGTCATGACCCTGCCGGCGATCACGTTGGCGTGCGCATCCTTCGGCTATGTGGCGAGGATGGCGAGGGCGGGCGCGACCGAAACGCTCAACTCCCAGTACTACCGCACAGCGGTTCTCGAAGGTCTTCCTCGGTGGCGCATCCTGACCGGGTACGTGGCCCGCAACTCGCTCATCCCGTCCGTCGCTGTTCTCGGCGCCCAACTGGCCTACCTCGTCGGGGGCAGCGTCATCGTCGAGACCCTCTTCAGCTATCCCGGAATCGGATACACCATCGTCGAGGCCGTGCAGAAGAAGGACCTGCTGGTTCTCGAGGCTGCGATCATGGTGACCGCGCTCGCGTCGATCCTGATTCTGCTTCTCGCGGATCTTGCCTATATGGCACTCGACCCGCGGATCGATCTGTCCCGTCCTGCGGAGGTGCGCTAA
- a CDS encoding ABC transporter permease: MSALNPGVALTPGLARSDRRVTAARTLRTLVRRPTFVASCVVLLFWLAAPLIVLITGLDPDAAAGVPNQPPSPQHWLGVDNLGRDELTRVLAGASSTLLVAPAATALATVLGTALGLLAGYYRGFADDLLMRSFDLLNALPGIVAVLLVAIAFGESPATLIVAIGLFFTPLIARTVRSAVLVEMGKQYVEAAITQGESTRRVLFAELLPNVAPALIVEATIRLGYAVFVAAGLSFLGVGAQPPSSDWGLAVAENRIFLQTAWWSAAFPALAIISLVVAVNLIADNLREVLDP; the protein is encoded by the coding sequence ATGAGCGCGCTGAACCCGGGCGTTGCCCTCACGCCCGGGCTGGCTCGGAGCGATCGACGAGTCACGGCGGCGCGAACCCTTCGAACCCTCGTTCGTCGCCCGACCTTCGTTGCGTCGTGTGTCGTGCTGCTCTTCTGGCTCGCCGCACCGCTGATCGTGCTGATCACGGGATTGGACCCGGATGCCGCTGCCGGCGTTCCGAATCAACCTCCTAGCCCTCAGCACTGGCTGGGAGTGGACAACCTCGGCCGAGACGAACTCACCCGCGTGCTCGCGGGAGCCTCGTCCACTCTGCTGGTAGCGCCCGCCGCGACCGCACTCGCCACCGTGCTGGGAACGGCGCTCGGGCTTCTGGCGGGATACTATCGCGGCTTCGCCGATGACCTGCTGATGCGATCGTTCGACCTCCTGAACGCCCTGCCTGGCATCGTCGCTGTGCTGCTGGTCGCGATCGCGTTCGGCGAATCGCCGGCCACCCTCATCGTTGCGATCGGACTGTTCTTCACCCCGCTCATCGCCCGAACGGTGCGGTCGGCCGTGCTGGTCGAGATGGGAAAGCAGTATGTCGAAGCGGCAATCACACAGGGGGAGAGCACGAGACGAGTCCTTTTCGCGGAGCTTCTCCCCAATGTCGCCCCGGCGCTCATCGTCGAGGCGACGATCCGGCTCGGCTATGCGGTCTTCGTCGCTGCCGGGCTGTCGTTCTTGGGAGTGGGAGCCCAACCGCCGTCATCCGACTGGGGACTGGCAGTCGCCGAGAATCGCATCTTCCTTCAGACCGCTTGGTGGAGCGCCGCCTTCCCCGCGTTGGCGATCATCTCATTGGTCGTCGCCGTCAATCTGATCGCCGACAACCTGCGGGAGGTGCTCGACCCATGA
- a CDS encoding DHA2 family efflux MFS transporter permease subunit has translation MSTAPAQGRLVIVVAVLASTVAFLDGTIVNVALPQIANELGGGLPVQQWVIDSYTLTLAAFILTAGALSDTFGRVTVLRVGLFAFGATSIACALAPDSTSLIVLRALQGLAGALLVPSSLALIASAFRGAAQTRAIGLWSAWTSAAFIGGPVLGGVLVDTVGWRWVFGVNVLPVVVTLVFLALLRKEQTSRGGKVDIVGAVLGALGLGGAVFALIEQGQLGWTHPLIIVSALIGVAALAGFVVWEKRSPHPMMPLAMFRVRNFWVGNLTTFLVWGVLWLGVFIVPVFLQQVAGYSGSIAGLATAPMTVISLVISGAVGTLAGRWGPRWFVAIGPVIAAAGYLWMTSVSDPVNIWTSIVPGVLLVGTGIAITSTPVTSTVLNAIPAAEAGIASAVNNAVARVAGLIAIAMVGTITGGVLDYDAFRRVVVFVAVVMVIGAGVAAFGIRNPIATSLSSAQTPAGQPS, from the coding sequence ATGTCGACCGCGCCCGCGCAAGGCCGGCTCGTCATCGTCGTCGCGGTGCTCGCCTCCACCGTCGCGTTCCTCGACGGGACGATCGTCAACGTCGCGTTGCCCCAGATCGCGAATGAGCTTGGAGGAGGACTACCCGTCCAACAGTGGGTGATCGACTCCTACACCCTGACGCTCGCCGCGTTCATCTTGACCGCGGGTGCTCTCTCCGACACATTCGGCCGGGTCACGGTTCTGCGCGTGGGTTTGTTCGCGTTCGGAGCCACGTCGATTGCCTGTGCCTTGGCCCCGGACAGCACCTCCTTGATCGTTCTTCGCGCACTACAGGGGTTGGCCGGTGCGCTACTGGTGCCGAGTTCACTTGCCCTCATCGCGTCGGCGTTCCGGGGTGCCGCGCAGACAAGAGCCATCGGGCTGTGGTCGGCTTGGACGAGTGCGGCCTTTATCGGCGGTCCCGTTCTGGGCGGCGTCCTGGTCGACACGGTGGGCTGGCGATGGGTGTTCGGTGTCAATGTATTGCCGGTCGTTGTCACTCTTGTCTTCCTCGCCCTCTTGCGAAAAGAACAGACTTCTCGAGGGGGGAAAGTCGACATCGTCGGGGCCGTCCTCGGAGCGCTAGGACTCGGCGGTGCCGTATTCGCACTAATCGAGCAAGGGCAACTGGGCTGGACGCATCCGCTCATCATCGTCAGCGCGCTCATCGGTGTCGCCGCTCTGGCGGGTTTCGTCGTCTGGGAGAAACGTTCGCCACACCCGATGATGCCTCTGGCAATGTTTCGGGTTCGCAATTTCTGGGTCGGGAACCTGACGACATTCCTGGTGTGGGGCGTCCTGTGGTTAGGGGTGTTTATCGTCCCGGTCTTCTTGCAACAGGTGGCCGGCTACTCGGGATCGATCGCCGGCCTCGCTACCGCCCCGATGACGGTGATCAGTCTGGTCATCTCCGGTGCCGTGGGGACTCTGGCCGGACGCTGGGGCCCACGATGGTTCGTCGCCATCGGTCCGGTCATAGCGGCAGCCGGGTACCTTTGGATGACTTCCGTCAGTGACCCGGTCAATATTTGGACGTCCATTGTGCCCGGCGTGCTGCTGGTCGGGACGGGCATCGCCATCACGTCGACGCCGGTCACTTCGACGGTGCTGAACGCCATCCCCGCCGCCGAAGCGGGCATCGCTTCCGCGGTCAACAACGCCGTCGCGCGGGTAGCAGGTCTGATCGCCATCGCCATGGTGGGCACGATCACCGGGGGAGTGCTTGACTACGACGCGTTCCGACGTGTCGTAGTCTTCGTGGCCGTGGTGATGGTCATCGGGGCGGGAGTGGCAGCCTTCGGCATCCGCAATCCCATCGCGACTTCGCTCTCGAGCGCGCAGACCCCTGCCGGGCAGCCGAGTTGA
- a CDS encoding family 1 glycosylhydrolase, protein MNTRARPDFLWGAALGAHQSEGNNLASDWWVRENEPQSVVAERAGDAIDSYHRWRDDMDLVASAGLTDYRFGIEWSRVEPADGHISLASIGHYQRMVQGAVKRGLRPLITLHHFTLPQWFAAGGGWLRPDAVERFQRYVEVLAPVLESGVDRVETINEPNIVSIFPVISIGNGALSAGYPIPDAATTEAIIAAHHGAREVLRRNHPRILVGWGVSVQDFQDETNSREDFEAYVEPRDQVFFRAAAGDDWIGTQTYTRGRIRMHEGVAAPFREPGVSLTQSGWEDYPRALGGAILRVASIVGDLPIIVTENGIATADDARRISFTREALESMWSAIDDGVDVQGYFHWSLLDNWEWGSWRPTFGLASVDRQTFQRIPKPSLAWLGSYSR, encoded by the coding sequence ATGAATACTCGAGCGCGACCGGATTTCTTGTGGGGCGCGGCACTGGGAGCGCACCAATCAGAGGGAAACAACCTCGCGAGTGATTGGTGGGTTCGGGAGAATGAACCGCAGTCTGTCGTCGCAGAACGGGCGGGAGACGCCATCGACAGTTATCACCGGTGGCGTGACGACATGGACCTCGTCGCATCCGCCGGACTGACCGATTACCGGTTCGGAATCGAGTGGTCCCGAGTCGAACCTGCCGATGGTCACATATCTCTGGCCTCGATCGGTCACTATCAGCGGATGGTGCAGGGGGCGGTAAAGCGCGGCCTGCGGCCTCTCATCACGCTGCATCACTTCACGCTTCCCCAGTGGTTTGCCGCGGGTGGTGGCTGGCTGCGACCGGATGCGGTCGAACGATTCCAGAGGTACGTGGAGGTGCTGGCGCCTGTGTTGGAATCCGGGGTCGATCGGGTCGAGACGATCAACGAGCCGAACATCGTGTCGATCTTTCCTGTGATCTCGATCGGGAACGGCGCCCTCTCCGCCGGGTACCCGATCCCGGACGCGGCGACGACCGAGGCGATCATCGCCGCGCATCATGGCGCCCGAGAGGTTCTCAGAAGGAATCACCCCCGCATTCTTGTCGGTTGGGGAGTGTCGGTTCAGGACTTTCAGGATGAGACGAACTCGCGGGAGGACTTCGAAGCGTATGTCGAGCCCCGGGACCAGGTCTTTTTTCGGGCCGCGGCCGGAGATGACTGGATCGGCACGCAGACCTACACCCGCGGAAGAATCCGAATGCACGAAGGCGTTGCTGCTCCATTCCGTGAACCCGGCGTCTCTCTGACGCAGAGTGGGTGGGAAGACTATCCTCGTGCCCTCGGGGGCGCCATCCTACGCGTCGCGTCGATTGTGGGTGATCTTCCGATAATCGTCACCGAGAACGGCATCGCGACGGCGGACGACGCGCGTCGTATCTCCTTCACCCGGGAGGCGCTCGAATCCATGTGGTCGGCAATCGACGACGGCGTTGACGTTCAGGGCTACTTTCATTGGAGCTTGCTCGACAACTGGGAGTGGGGCAGCTGGCGGCCCACCTTCGGTCTCGCCTCGGTTGACCGTCAGACGTTCCAACGGATTCCTAAGCCCTCCCTCGCGTGGCTGGGCAGCTACTCCCGCTAG
- a CDS encoding ATP-binding cassette domain-containing protein, whose protein sequence is MTNTLAVAELSIEYTQRGSTTRVIDGLSFAIAPGEAYGLVGESGSGKSTTALAIMNYLPRSGRIAAGDISFNGTSLLTRSADELRATRATSIAMVYQEPGRALNPTMRVGRQITDSYLAANGRLKRGSRVSSDTRTRVLDVLRTVGFTDPDGIARRYPHELSGGQQQRAMIAMAAIRDPILLILDEPTTGLDAQVEVAVLDLIDELRQRTGAATLFISHNLPLLAARCDRVGVLEHGRLVEEGPARAVLTAPTATYTRSLVDALPSGDRSTSAPEGASSAVAVATVTDFSKSYGTFRAVKHVSFALRLGEILGVVGESGSGKTTLGRGLAGLVSHEGVVELNAPDSIPHPVQMIFQSPDATLNPRRTVRQILDRAIHLRRGSLNAAELLERVDLSAEVLDRFSHELSGGQKQRVSIARAFAGPATIVVADEAVSALDASVQAKVLTLIERLQAETGVAILFISHDLDVVRQIADRVAVMYEGEIVELGPTKEILSSPQHGYTKALIEAARRSASRPTETLPERQAS, encoded by the coding sequence ATGACCAACACGCTGGCGGTCGCCGAGCTCAGCATCGAGTACACCCAGCGGGGGAGCACGACGCGTGTCATCGACGGCCTGTCCTTCGCCATCGCGCCCGGCGAGGCTTATGGATTGGTCGGGGAATCCGGAAGCGGAAAATCCACGACGGCTCTGGCGATCATGAACTACCTGCCCCGGAGCGGGCGGATAGCAGCCGGAGACATCTCGTTCAACGGAACGTCTCTGCTGACGCGGAGCGCCGACGAGCTGCGCGCGACGCGAGCCACGAGTATCGCGATGGTCTACCAAGAGCCAGGCCGGGCACTGAACCCGACAATGCGGGTGGGCCGGCAGATCACCGATTCCTACCTCGCCGCGAACGGGCGGCTCAAGCGAGGCTCGCGAGTCAGCTCCGACACGCGAACTCGAGTCCTCGACGTGCTTCGCACGGTCGGGTTCACCGATCCGGACGGGATCGCACGCCGGTACCCTCACGAACTCTCCGGCGGTCAGCAGCAACGAGCGATGATCGCGATGGCAGCCATCCGCGACCCGATCCTGCTCATACTCGACGAACCGACTACCGGTCTCGACGCCCAGGTCGAGGTCGCCGTGCTGGACCTCATCGACGAACTCCGACAACGGACGGGCGCGGCAACACTCTTCATCAGCCACAACCTGCCCCTGTTGGCAGCACGGTGCGACCGCGTCGGTGTGCTCGAGCACGGGAGACTCGTCGAAGAGGGACCCGCCCGTGCGGTGCTGACGGCGCCGACGGCGACGTACACCCGCTCCCTCGTCGACGCGCTTCCCAGCGGAGACCGATCGACCAGCGCACCCGAGGGGGCCTCGTCGGCTGTCGCCGTGGCCACTGTCACCGACTTCTCCAAGAGCTACGGCACCTTCCGCGCCGTGAAACACGTGTCGTTCGCACTTCGCCTAGGCGAGATACTCGGTGTGGTCGGGGAGTCGGGCAGTGGGAAGACAACGTTAGGGCGAGGGTTGGCGGGTCTCGTCTCGCATGAAGGCGTCGTGGAGCTGAATGCCCCTGACTCGATACCGCATCCTGTGCAGATGATCTTCCAGAGCCCGGACGCGACACTCAACCCCCGGCGCACGGTGCGGCAGATTCTCGACCGAGCCATCCACCTCCGGCGAGGGTCGTTGAACGCCGCCGAGCTGCTCGAGCGCGTAGACCTCTCGGCCGAGGTGCTCGACCGGTTCTCGCACGAACTCTCCGGCGGGCAGAAACAGCGGGTGTCTATCGCCCGAGCATTCGCCGGCCCCGCCACCATCGTCGTCGCCGACGAAGCGGTCTCCGCCCTGGACGCCTCTGTGCAGGCGAAGGTACTCACCTTGATCGAGCGACTCCAAGCGGAAACCGGCGTCGCCATCCTCTTCATTTCCCACGATCTCGACGTCGTTCGACAGATCGCCGACCGGGTGGCCGTCATGTACGAGGGCGAGATCGTCGAACTGGGCCCGACCAAAGAGATCCTTTCCTCACCACAGCATGGCTACACGAAGGCGCTGATCGAAGCGGCACGTCGATCAGCGAGCAGACCAACCGAAACTCTCCCCGAAAGACAGGCGTCATGA
- a CDS encoding MDR family NADP-dependent oxidoreductase encodes MAQIIDASVTSIPRETRAVILARSVGDSIQESDFSVTTLPVADLEDGQVLVRNLVTSVDPYHLRLLRGGNGHGNQLVGLPLMANCVGVVVASKDPDVEVGTQVANYTGWVEYAVTEIAPTDIASPRMGDEADWLNTLGTPGVAAYIGLHDVGNVTAGDVVVVTGAAGSVGGLAAQIAKAAGAHVIGVASGEERVRHMVGNLKVDAGLDRLAPDFDDQFRVATAHGIDLFFDNVGGQLLEMAIPLLAVGGRAVISGTVSTYGGGTRTSVELDVPTMMLNRTTVRAFNVADYYAERLLPAREELSELLKTGAVKNVVTEFQGLESAPRALASVFESGTDYVGKRIVRIADR; translated from the coding sequence ATGGCGCAAATAATCGATGCATCCGTGACCTCAATTCCTCGTGAGACGCGAGCGGTGATCCTCGCCCGAAGCGTGGGCGATTCCATCCAGGAATCCGACTTCAGCGTGACTACCCTTCCCGTCGCAGACCTCGAGGACGGGCAGGTTCTCGTCAGAAATCTCGTGACGAGCGTCGACCCGTACCACCTGCGGCTCCTGCGGGGCGGCAACGGCCACGGAAACCAGCTCGTCGGCCTACCCCTGATGGCCAACTGCGTCGGGGTGGTTGTTGCGAGCAAGGATCCCGACGTCGAAGTCGGAACCCAGGTCGCCAACTACACAGGATGGGTGGAGTACGCCGTCACCGAGATCGCTCCCACCGACATTGCTTCGCCACGCATGGGCGACGAGGCGGACTGGCTGAACACGCTCGGCACGCCGGGGGTCGCCGCGTACATCGGCCTGCACGATGTCGGGAACGTCACGGCGGGCGATGTGGTGGTCGTCACCGGGGCAGCGGGATCGGTCGGCGGGCTCGCGGCGCAGATCGCGAAGGCAGCAGGCGCGCACGTGATCGGCGTCGCCAGTGGCGAGGAGAGGGTGCGCCACATGGTCGGCAACCTCAAGGTGGACGCCGGCCTCGATCGACTCGCGCCTGATTTCGACGACCAGTTCCGGGTCGCTACCGCCCATGGGATAGATCTCTTCTTCGACAACGTGGGTGGGCAGCTTCTCGAGATGGCGATTCCGCTCCTCGCGGTGGGCGGACGGGCGGTGATCAGCGGCACGGTCAGCACCTATGGGGGTGGCACGCGCACCTCCGTCGAACTCGACGTTCCAACCATGATGCTCAATCGCACTACAGTCCGGGCCTTCAACGTGGCTGATTACTACGCGGAACGACTCCTGCCCGCGCGGGAGGAGCTCTCGGAATTGCTCAAGACGGGCGCTGTCAAGAACGTCGTCACGGAGTTCCAGGGGCTGGAGAGCGCGCCGCGGGCTCTCGCGTCCGTGTTCGAGAGCGGGACCGACTACGTCGGGAAGCGGATCGTGCGAATCGCTGACCGCTAG